In the genome of Cryptomeria japonica chromosome 8, Sugi_1.0, whole genome shotgun sequence, one region contains:
- the LOC131053636 gene encoding putative leucine-rich repeat receptor-like serine/threonine-protein kinase At2g24130 codes for MSFLNVLELSENALQGGIPAELGMLSQLKLLDLGFNNLMGPIPPALSNCTRLQTLVTYYNHLNDPIPWEFGRLSELQQVLLWQNQLSGEIPRSVGNWSQLEVLHLRTNQLSGTVPLEFGKIQQLRRFNLWGNNFVSGSSGLPILTVLTNCSILELLDLSVNYLIGILPTSVGRLSNSLSSLALNSNEIGGSIPNEIGNLTNLRELALSVNRFNGTIPSALGKLPNLERLYLKSNNLQGRIPKSFGQSKRLGLLSLSKNMLSGQIPDSLGELPQLRDLFLYRNQLSSKIPASLGKCSILEMSKMVMVLAIDLSQNNFSRVIPIALASCKGLEYLNISWNAFEGPIPASLADLQNLQYMDLSRNNLSGMIPINLPPCSHSSNKQPSVSKKVIIPVIVGIAILIMSLLLVAFSYRLCRQSSTPALNVWPLKISYEELVDATGGFSDENLLGIGSFGSVYKGILKNGTNIAVKVLKLQDEHAHQSFSRECNALKRVRHRNVIKIISACSNLDFKALI; via the exons ATGTCCTTTCTAAATGTGCTTGAATTGTCCGAAAATGCACTCCAAGGTGGTATTCCTGCCGAGTTGGGTATGCTTAGTCAGCTAAAATTGCTTGATCTTGGCTTCAACAACTTAATGGGGCCGATCCCCCCTGCCCTTTCCAATTGCACCCGTCTCCAAACTTTGGTGACCTATTATAACCACTTGAACGACCCAATTCCATGGGAGTTTGGAAGGCTGTCAGAGTTGCAACAAGTGCTTTTGTGGCAAAATCAACTCAGTGGAGAAATACCCCGCTCAGTGGGGAATTGGAGTCAGCTGGAAGTGCTGCATTTGCGGACCAACCAACTGAGCGGCACAGTGCCCCTGGAATTTGGTAAAATTCAGCAGCTGAGACGGTTCAATTTGTGGGGAAATAATTTTGTAAGTGGAAGCAGCGGTCTGCCTATTCTAACAGTGCTAACTAATTGCTCCATCTTGGAACTACTTGATTTGTCAGTAAATTATCTCATTGGCATCTTGCCCACTTCAGTTGGTCGCCTTTCAAATTCACTCTCTTCTTTAGCTCTGAACTCAAATGAAATTGGGGGAAGCATACCAAATGAGATTGGTAACCTGACAAACCTGAGAGAATTAGCTCTAAGTGTAAACCGATTCAATGGGACCATTCCATCTGCACTCGGCAAACTTCCAAATCTGGAAAGATTATATCTGAAGTCAAACAATTTGCAGGGAAGAATTCCAAAAAGTTTTGGCCAATCAAAAAGGCTCGGATTGTTGTCACTGAGTAAGAATATGCTTTCAGGACAAATTCCAGATAGTCTAGGCGAGCTTCCACAATTAAGAGACCTTTTTCTTTATCGCAATCAACTATCAAGCAAAATACCTGCCAGTTTAGGGAAAT GTTCTATTTTGGAAATGAGTAAAATGGTTATGGTTTTAGCTATAGATCTTTCTCAAAACAATTTCTCACGTGTCATTCCTATTGCACTAGCAAGCTGCAAGGGTTTGGAATATCTAAATATTTCTTGGAATGCATTTGAGGGGCCAATCCCTGCATCACTAGCAGATCTGCAAAATCTGCAGTATATGGATCTTTCTCGCAATAATTTGTCAGGTATGATACCG ATAAACTTGCCACCATGCTCTCATTCCAGTAACAAACAGCCATCAGTCTCCAAAAAGGTGATTATTCCTGTCATAGTAGGCATTGCAATTTTGATCATGTCTCTTCTATTGGTAGCATTTTCTTATAGATTATGTAGACAATCTAGTACCCCTGCTCTCAATGTATGGCCTCTAAAAATTTCATATGAAGAACTTGTAGATGCAACTGGTGGGTTTAGTGATGAAAATCTTTTGGGAATTGGTAGCTTTGGGTCAGTTTATAAAGGAATTCTAAAGAATGGTACAAATATTGCTGTTAAAGTTCTCAAGTTGCAAGATGAACATGCTCACCAAAGTTTTAGCAGAGAATGCAATGCATTAAAGAGAGTTCGGCATCGTAATGTAATAAAAATAATTTCAGCATGCTCCAACCTTGATTTCAAAGCCTTAATTTGA
- the LOC131857572 gene encoding putative leucine-rich repeat receptor-like serine/threonine-protein kinase At2g24130, which produces MEIAERMAYLHHYFFVQVIHCDLKPNNVLLGDDMTSYIADFGHSNIIFGNSVDSLTSTDALKGSVGYIAPEYGIGGKLTTKGDVCRYGILILELLTRRRPIDDMFTEGINLQKWTETHFPNRISDVVDNCLLIDAHESETSMVIECLTQFIQIGLFCTRESPQERPDMTEIVDRLNTIRGAFLGTPKTPQLPIDISPFLDNTRGINMAGSGNNEGSSTSTS; this is translated from the exons ATGGAGATAGCAGAAAGAATGGCATATCTTCACCATTATTTCTTTGTTCAAGTGATTCACTGTGACCTTAAGCCCAACAATGTCCTATTAGGAGATGACATGACTTCATACATAGCAGATTTTGGCCATTCCAATATTATTTTTGGCAATTCTGTGGATTCTTTGACTTCTACAGATGCACTTAAAGGATCTGTTGGCTACATTGCACCAG AATATGGTATAGGTGGAAAGCTTACTACAAAAGGAGATGTATGTCGTTATGGAATTTTAATTCTAGAGTTGTTAACAAGGAGGAGACCAATAGATGATATGTTCACTGAAGGAATCAATCTACAAAAATGGACAGAAACTCATTTTCCAAATAGAATCTCAGATGTGGTGGATAATTGTTTGCTTATAGATGCTCATGAATCAGAGACATCAATGGTAATAGAATGCCTTACTCAATTTATACAAATTGGGCTCTTTTGCACAAGGGAGTCACCTCAAGAGCGACCTGATATGACTGAGATAGTTGATAGATTAAATACAATCAGAGGTGCATTTCTTGGTACACCTAAAACTCCTCAATTACCAATAGATATCTCACCTTTTCTTGACAATACAAGAGGTATAAATATGGCTGGTTCAGGGAACAATGAAGGTTCATCTACATCTACTTCCTAG